A region of Myxococcus stipitatus DSM 14675 DNA encodes the following proteins:
- a CDS encoding TonB-dependent receptor plug domain-containing protein: MKNTLARATLLSLVLFAAAPAQAEEPSLLHSAPPRAPANSPLRLDGTLVEGGRILEMFVRYRGPGEPFARVQMERQYGDLYRGVIPAEHMVPPGVEYYVEGLTADGERISIFQSAERPARVLVAGEAPTSRTTTTPPSTSLSADERPATRPSQPPERAKTPSPSSSASDDDSMAALTADLADGVPPPKTPARDGRAASRESPTPARGSATSSRDPAGASRESTSSRDSARDLAGASRESTSSRDSVRDPVSAGASRDSTSSTRDPVGASRESTSTRDPASAGASRGSRDSSSRESVTSRDTSGRESATSRASGSRDAPTRESSSREPGPSRGSTSRDSRDAVASRESPREALSRDEPPSREGSSTRESSGADEPRSELEEDMALYSAEDTLALATRHEEKVRTVPAIATSFGREQISALGARTVADVLDVVPGLTISRDVQGFHRTAVRGLRNDAEVLFLLNGHRLNNFFDGKALMNLPVENLERIEVIRGPGSALYGAGAFLGVVNIVTDTSDGVRTAVSGGGFPEKDERLAVTFNGHASAGHSFGDLRLFADADVWSQSGDANVIENDGLDDESISQGLRTIEQPAGKTRDDRFLLNVGGGATYAMGNAGRLGASVRFLTEDRTALMGLFDAVGEDSKLKWNVLMADLHWQQELGSAVLLRARAGFDQQSTDRLFQITPKNFRTGPDTAQLFNDGMREQTRISVRTLMGGVDADISLSPGNRLSLGAVVEQQSLGDYDYETNYTLDARVRSGGFAAPEGLANPLELADGAAARRLTVGFFAHDQWTVVSPLTLTFGVRVDATQLPTVDGSGTITGTSFVPRINPRVGLVFAATDALVLKALYGRAFRAPTLQELVERIPDTDYNQGRFEGNPRLQPATVDTFELGADLIQSAGDARVRLRANAYLEIFASPIVPVDTSGNIVPLRNRELGVRVYGIEGEARLEASKRANAWFNASISRAQDMELPPHSRLLTDTPQARFNAGVSMPIGAWVNFDLVVRAGAERRNNSRSVLELIRRYKIPAYSLITAQIRSEPILDIWEVTLVAHNVFDTDLRDDVPRPDRVPGNLPREGMSGYLTVRAHF; the protein is encoded by the coding sequence TTGAAGAACACACTCGCACGCGCGACCCTCCTCAGCCTCGTGCTCTTCGCGGCCGCCCCCGCCCAGGCCGAGGAGCCTTCCCTTCTTCACTCCGCTCCACCGCGCGCCCCGGCCAACAGCCCGCTGCGGCTGGATGGCACGCTCGTGGAGGGAGGGCGCATCCTCGAGATGTTCGTCCGCTACCGAGGCCCCGGCGAGCCCTTCGCCCGGGTCCAGATGGAGCGTCAGTACGGAGACCTCTATCGCGGCGTCATCCCCGCAGAGCACATGGTGCCGCCGGGAGTCGAGTACTACGTCGAGGGCCTCACCGCGGATGGCGAGCGCATCTCCATCTTCCAGTCCGCCGAGCGTCCCGCCCGCGTCCTCGTCGCGGGCGAAGCTCCGACGAGCCGCACCACGACGACTCCACCTTCGACTTCCCTCTCCGCCGACGAGCGCCCCGCCACCCGGCCGTCGCAGCCTCCCGAGCGAGCCAAGACCCCGTCACCGTCCTCGAGCGCGAGTGACGACGACTCGATGGCGGCCCTCACCGCGGACCTCGCGGACGGTGTCCCGCCGCCCAAGACGCCGGCCCGCGACGGCCGCGCCGCCTCGCGAGAATCTCCAACTCCCGCACGAGGAAGCGCGACGTCCTCTCGCGACCCGGCTGGCGCCTCGCGAGAGTCCACGTCGTCGCGAGACTCCGCGCGTGACCTGGCGGGCGCCTCGCGAGAGTCCACGTCGTCGCGAGACTCCGTGCGCGACCCGGTGAGCGCGGGAGCCTCGCGAGATTCCACGTCATCGACGCGCGACCCGGTGGGCGCCTCGCGAGAGTCCACGTCGACGCGCGACCCGGCGAGTGCGGGGGCCTCGAGAGGCTCGCGCGATTCCTCCAGTCGTGAGTCCGTGACGTCGCGAGACACGTCAGGCCGCGAGTCGGCCACCTCGCGAGCCTCCGGTTCCCGAGACGCGCCCACGCGTGAGTCTTCCTCACGAGAGCCGGGCCCCTCACGCGGCTCCACGTCGCGAGACTCTCGCGATGCCGTCGCCTCGCGTGAATCGCCTCGAGAGGCCCTGAGCCGTGACGAGCCGCCTTCGCGTGAGGGCTCCTCGACACGCGAGAGCAGTGGCGCCGACGAGCCCCGCTCGGAGCTGGAGGAGGACATGGCCCTCTACAGCGCCGAGGACACCCTGGCCCTGGCCACGCGCCATGAAGAGAAGGTGAGGACGGTCCCCGCCATCGCCACCTCGTTCGGCCGGGAGCAGATCAGCGCGTTGGGGGCGCGCACCGTCGCGGACGTGTTGGACGTGGTCCCCGGGCTCACCATCAGCCGGGATGTGCAGGGCTTCCACCGCACGGCGGTGCGCGGTCTTCGCAACGACGCCGAGGTCCTGTTCCTCCTCAACGGCCATCGCCTCAACAACTTCTTCGATGGCAAGGCGCTGATGAACCTCCCCGTGGAGAACCTCGAGCGCATCGAGGTCATCCGCGGTCCCGGCTCGGCGCTCTATGGCGCGGGCGCGTTCCTGGGGGTGGTCAACATCGTCACCGACACCTCGGACGGGGTCCGCACCGCCGTGTCCGGGGGCGGCTTCCCGGAGAAGGACGAGCGCCTGGCCGTCACCTTCAACGGGCACGCCTCCGCGGGGCACTCCTTCGGAGACCTGCGCCTCTTCGCCGACGCGGACGTGTGGAGCCAGTCCGGCGATGCGAACGTCATCGAGAACGACGGCCTCGACGACGAGTCGATTTCGCAGGGACTCCGCACCATCGAACAGCCCGCGGGCAAGACTCGCGATGACCGCTTCCTCCTCAACGTGGGCGGCGGCGCGACGTACGCCATGGGCAACGCGGGGCGCCTGGGCGCATCGGTGCGCTTCCTCACCGAGGACCGCACCGCGCTCATGGGCCTCTTCGACGCCGTAGGGGAAGACTCCAAGCTCAAGTGGAACGTCCTCATGGCGGACCTCCATTGGCAGCAGGAGCTGGGCTCCGCGGTCCTCCTCCGCGCGCGCGCCGGGTTCGACCAGCAGTCCACCGACCGGCTCTTTCAAATCACCCCCAAGAACTTCCGCACCGGTCCGGACACCGCGCAGCTCTTCAATGACGGCATGCGGGAGCAGACCCGTATCTCCGTGCGCACCCTCATGGGGGGCGTGGACGCGGACATCTCGCTGTCTCCCGGCAACCGGCTGTCCCTGGGCGCGGTGGTGGAGCAGCAGTCGCTGGGCGACTACGACTACGAAACGAACTACACGCTCGACGCGCGCGTCCGTTCCGGTGGCTTCGCCGCGCCGGAGGGCCTCGCGAATCCGCTGGAGCTCGCCGACGGCGCCGCGGCCCGCAGGCTCACCGTGGGGTTCTTCGCGCATGACCAGTGGACCGTCGTCAGTCCGCTGACGCTCACCTTCGGCGTGCGGGTGGATGCCACGCAGCTGCCCACGGTGGATGGCAGCGGCACCATCACCGGCACCAGCTTCGTGCCCCGCATCAATCCTCGCGTGGGCCTGGTGTTCGCCGCCACGGACGCGCTGGTGCTCAAGGCCCTCTACGGCCGAGCCTTCCGCGCGCCCACGCTCCAGGAGCTCGTCGAGCGCATCCCCGACACCGACTACAACCAGGGGCGCTTCGAGGGAAACCCGCGCCTGCAGCCCGCGACGGTGGACACCTTCGAGCTGGGCGCGGACCTCATCCAGTCCGCGGGGGACGCCCGCGTGCGGCTGCGCGCCAACGCCTACCTGGAGATCTTCGCCTCGCCCATCGTCCCGGTGGACACCTCCGGCAACATCGTCCCCTTGCGCAACCGCGAGCTGGGCGTGCGCGTGTACGGCATCGAGGGCGAGGCCCGCCTCGAGGCCTCCAAGCGCGCCAACGCATGGTTCAACGCGAGCATCTCCCGCGCGCAGGACATGGAGCTTCCGCCGCACTCGCGCCTCCTCACGGACACGCCGCAGGCGCGCTTCAACGCGGGCGTCTCCATGCCCATTGGCGCTTGGGTGAACTTCGACCTGGTCGTGCGCGCGGGCGCCGAGCGCCGCAACAACAGCCGCTCCGTGCTGGAGCTCATCCGCCGCTACAAGATTCCCGCCTACAGCCTCATCACCGCGCAGATCCGCTCCGAGCCCATCCTCGACATCTGGGAGGTGACGCTTGTGGCGCACAACGTCTTCGACACCGACCTTCGCGACGACGTGCCTCGCCCGGACCGCGTTCCGGGCAACCTCCCTCGCGAGGGCATGTCCGGCTACCTCACCGTGAGGGCCCACTTCTGA
- a CDS encoding ChaN family lipoprotein: MRDSLALHHALFRRQRAQIARVVDGQTDAFRSYEARYRRRTASYRRVLPLSDVHQRVRASDVVYVGDYHTLPLAQQTYVELAEQALTTGRRVVLALECIEGRHQASLDAWNAGRLSERSLLARLGASTDGTGLGPGSSLRALLSFARRHRLEVVGIDRRAQGERSLALRDAYAAERIARAARAEDRPQVLVLVGQYHIAPCHLPAQVERALGDDTRRGLVVYQNAEGVWWRLARDGSMGSAEAVELADDTLCLLNASPVVCQQSFLDYLEAEAGDTPLVDRGASERFREMAALIGRLAGVPVGRALESVEVTTVADGDVLARIQRRGRFTAAELSQLRRHILSRESSYIPRARTAYLASLSLNHAAEEAAHFVRHCAVGPAMEAPRTASEAFYARCMEEALGFFGSRLVNPRRTCLGLAEWAKRFGETRGLDRQISAFVLAHKAAEVEAPEEAVKLLPLRKDRLFHGVSHALGYLLGDQLYRAFDEGHLAKTDVRALFRDPFVDARAAYFTWTERLRG; encoded by the coding sequence ATGCGCGACTCGCTCGCCCTGCACCATGCCCTCTTCCGTCGACAGCGGGCACAAATCGCCCGCGTGGTGGACGGGCAGACAGATGCCTTCCGCTCCTACGAGGCCCGTTACCGTCGGCGCACCGCCAGCTATCGGCGCGTCCTGCCGCTGAGTGACGTGCACCAGCGCGTGCGCGCCTCGGACGTCGTGTACGTGGGCGACTACCACACGCTTCCCCTGGCCCAGCAGACCTACGTCGAGCTGGCGGAGCAGGCGCTCACCACGGGCCGCCGTGTCGTGCTCGCCCTCGAGTGCATCGAGGGCCGGCACCAGGCCTCGCTCGATGCGTGGAACGCGGGGCGCCTCTCGGAGCGCTCCCTCCTGGCGCGCCTGGGAGCCAGCACCGACGGTACGGGCTTGGGTCCCGGCAGCTCGCTGCGCGCCCTGCTCTCCTTCGCCCGCCGTCATCGCCTGGAGGTCGTCGGGATTGATCGTCGCGCCCAGGGCGAACGTTCGCTCGCCCTGCGGGATGCCTATGCCGCGGAGCGCATCGCGCGGGCGGCTCGGGCGGAGGACCGGCCGCAGGTCCTGGTGCTCGTGGGCCAGTACCACATCGCGCCCTGTCACCTTCCCGCGCAGGTGGAGCGCGCGCTGGGCGACGACACGCGCCGAGGCCTCGTGGTGTACCAGAACGCCGAAGGTGTCTGGTGGCGACTGGCCCGCGACGGAAGCATGGGCTCCGCCGAGGCCGTGGAGCTGGCCGACGACACCCTGTGTCTCCTCAACGCCTCCCCGGTCGTGTGTCAGCAGAGCTTCCTGGACTACCTGGAAGCAGAGGCCGGAGACACGCCGCTGGTGGACCGAGGCGCCTCCGAGCGCTTCCGGGAGATGGCGGCGCTCATCGGGCGTCTCGCCGGTGTCCCGGTCGGCCGCGCGCTGGAGTCGGTGGAGGTCACCACGGTGGCGGACGGGGACGTGCTCGCGCGCATCCAGCGGCGAGGACGCTTCACGGCGGCGGAGCTGTCGCAGCTGCGCCGTCACATCCTGTCGAGGGAGAGCAGCTACATCCCTCGCGCGCGGACGGCATATCTGGCGTCGCTGTCGCTGAACCACGCGGCGGAGGAAGCAGCGCACTTCGTGCGGCACTGCGCCGTGGGCCCCGCGATGGAAGCCCCCCGCACGGCGTCCGAGGCGTTCTATGCGCGGTGCATGGAAGAAGCACTGGGCTTCTTCGGCTCGCGACTGGTGAACCCGCGCCGCACATGCCTGGGACTCGCCGAGTGGGCGAAGCGCTTCGGCGAGACTCGCGGGTTGGACCGGCAGATCTCCGCCTTCGTGCTCGCGCACAAGGCCGCGGAGGTGGAGGCGCCCGAGGAGGCGGTGAAGCTGCTGCCCCTGCGCAAGGACCGGCTGTTCCACGGCGTCAGCCACGCGCTGGGGTACCTGCTGGGCGACCAGCTCTACCGCGCCTTCGACGAAGGACACCTGGCGAAGACGGACGTCCGCGCCCTGTTCCGGGACCCGTTCGTGGATGCACGGGCCGCCTACTTCACCTGGACCGAGCGGCTGCGGGGCTGA
- a CDS encoding class I SAM-dependent methyltransferase, with product MTTETIDVRKHNREAWDRQVSLGNRWTQPVAPEVIAAARRGEWSVVLTPSKPVPASWFGDVAGKRLLCLAGGGGQQAPVFAAAGAKVTVLDNSPGQLGQDRLVAEREGLELRLVEGDMRDLSAFEDGSFDLIFHPCSNSFVDTILPVWREAFRVLRPGGVLLSGFTNPVIFLFDPELQDKGVLQVKYKMPYSDFTSLTEAERRRYTDKHEPLCVAHTLQDQIGGQLDAGFLLAGYFEDKFEKGDLVAEYFDSYIATRALKPVTP from the coding sequence ATGACGACTGAGACCATCGACGTGAGGAAGCACAACCGCGAGGCGTGGGACCGCCAGGTCTCGCTCGGCAACCGGTGGACGCAGCCGGTGGCACCGGAGGTCATCGCGGCCGCGAGGCGAGGGGAGTGGAGCGTCGTGCTCACGCCCTCCAAGCCCGTGCCCGCGTCCTGGTTCGGTGACGTCGCGGGCAAGCGCCTCCTGTGTCTGGCGGGGGGCGGGGGGCAGCAGGCGCCGGTGTTCGCCGCGGCCGGGGCGAAGGTGACGGTGCTGGACAACTCGCCCGGGCAATTGGGGCAGGACCGCCTGGTCGCGGAGCGGGAGGGGCTGGAGCTTCGATTGGTGGAGGGCGACATGCGCGACCTCTCCGCGTTCGAGGACGGCAGCTTCGACCTCATCTTCCATCCGTGCTCGAATTCGTTCGTGGACACCATCCTCCCCGTGTGGCGCGAGGCGTTCCGCGTGCTGCGCCCCGGCGGCGTGCTCCTGTCGGGCTTCACCAACCCGGTCATCTTCCTGTTCGACCCGGAGCTGCAGGACAAGGGCGTGCTCCAGGTGAAGTACAAGATGCCCTACTCGGACTTCACCAGCCTCACGGAGGCCGAGCGCCGGCGCTACACCGACAAGCACGAGCCGCTCTGCGTCGCGCACACGCTCCAGGACCAGATTGGCGGGCAGCTCGACGCCGGCTTCCTGCTCGCGGGCTACTTCGAGGACAAGTTCGAGAAGGGCGACCTCGTCGCCGAGTACTTCGACAGCTACATCGCGACCCGGGCCCTCAAGCCCGTCACGCCCTGA
- a CDS encoding SDR family NAD(P)-dependent oxidoreductase, whose amino-acid sequence MDTELKGKGVLVTGGAGGIGTALVRAFSGEGAKVAVHYRSREAKAKQLAEEVGGAAVGADLTVEAEVDALVPASVAALGRLDVLVCNAGVWPSPDVPVWEMSLERWRRTLAENLDSVFLCCRGFLRHVATTGVGTIVIISSTAGLFGEAGHSDYAAAKGAIAGGFLRSLKNELGRIAPLGRVNVVCPGWTEVDRNRDKLGGQGFVKRVTRTMPLRKVGQPEDVARVVVSLASDFISGHVTGEVVTVAGGMEGRVLHDD is encoded by the coding sequence ATGGACACGGAGCTGAAGGGCAAGGGCGTCCTGGTGACGGGCGGCGCGGGAGGCATTGGCACCGCGCTGGTCCGGGCGTTCTCCGGCGAGGGCGCGAAGGTGGCGGTGCACTACCGCTCGCGAGAGGCGAAGGCGAAGCAGCTCGCGGAGGAGGTGGGAGGCGCGGCGGTGGGCGCGGACCTGACGGTGGAGGCGGAGGTGGATGCGCTCGTGCCCGCGTCGGTGGCGGCGCTGGGGCGGTTGGATGTGCTGGTGTGCAACGCCGGCGTGTGGCCGAGCCCCGATGTCCCCGTCTGGGAGATGTCGCTGGAGCGCTGGCGCCGCACGTTGGCGGAGAACCTGGACAGCGTCTTCCTGTGCTGCCGTGGCTTCTTGCGGCACGTGGCGACGACGGGCGTGGGGACCATCGTCATCATCAGCTCCACGGCGGGGTTGTTCGGCGAGGCGGGGCACTCCGACTATGCGGCGGCGAAGGGCGCGATCGCGGGAGGGTTCCTGCGCAGCCTGAAGAACGAGCTGGGCCGCATTGCGCCGCTGGGCCGCGTCAACGTGGTGTGCCCGGGTTGGACGGAGGTGGACCGCAACCGCGACAAGCTGGGCGGGCAGGGCTTCGTGAAGCGGGTGACTCGCACCATGCCGTTGCGCAAGGTGGGGCAGCCCGAGGATGTCGCGCGAGTGGTGGTGTCACTCGCTTCGGATTTCATCTCCGGCCACGTGACGGGTGAGGTCGTGACGGTCGCCGGAGGCATGGAAGGAAGGGTGCTGCATGACGACTGA
- a CDS encoding 3-keto-5-aminohexanoate cleavage protein, with protein sequence MSTPMVITAAMVGAETTREQTPHLPITAEEIAEDAARCREAGAAMVHLHVRTADGKPSQDAELFRAAIRAIRKRTDVLIQTSTGGAVGMTVDQRCGPLTLTGEDRPDMATLTTGTVNFGEEVFWNPRPLVRDIARRIRALGLRPELECFDVGMIDEARYLAKEGLVDLPAHFDFVLGVPGTLQPRPEVLDFMIASLPEGSTWTVAGVGRHQLPYVDEAAKRGGNARVGLEDNIYVSKGVLAKGNWELVAEAAKRARAHGREPATPEQARKLLRLS encoded by the coding sequence ATGAGCACTCCCATGGTCATCACCGCGGCGATGGTCGGCGCGGAGACGACTCGCGAGCAGACGCCCCACCTGCCCATCACCGCCGAGGAGATCGCCGAGGACGCCGCGCGCTGCCGCGAGGCCGGTGCGGCGATGGTGCACCTGCACGTGCGCACCGCGGACGGCAAGCCGTCCCAGGACGCGGAACTGTTCCGGGCCGCGATTCGCGCCATCCGCAAGCGCACCGACGTGCTCATCCAGACGTCGACGGGCGGCGCGGTGGGCATGACGGTGGACCAGCGCTGCGGGCCGCTGACGCTGACGGGTGAGGACCGGCCGGACATGGCCACCCTCACCACCGGCACGGTGAACTTCGGCGAAGAGGTGTTCTGGAACCCGCGTCCGCTGGTGCGGGACATCGCCAGGCGCATCCGCGCGCTGGGCCTCAGGCCCGAGCTGGAGTGCTTCGACGTGGGCATGATCGACGAGGCCCGCTACCTGGCGAAGGAAGGCCTGGTGGACCTGCCGGCGCACTTCGACTTCGTGCTGGGCGTGCCGGGGACGCTGCAGCCTCGGCCGGAGGTGCTGGACTTCATGATTGCCTCGCTGCCGGAGGGGAGCACCTGGACCGTCGCGGGCGTGGGCCGGCACCAGCTTCCCTACGTGGACGAGGCGGCGAAGCGCGGCGGCAACGCGCGAGTGGGCCTGGAGGACAACATCTACGTGTCCAAGGGCGTGCTCGCGAAGGGCAACTGGGAGCTGGTGGCCGAGGCCGCCAAGCGCGCCCGAGCCCATGGCCGAGAGCCGGCCACCCCGGAACAGGCGCGCAAGCTCCTCCGGTTGAGCTGA
- a CDS encoding hotdog domain-containing protein has translation MSSHDAHYGGNLVDGARMLGLFGDVATELCIRADGDEGLFRAYDSVEFLAPVYAGDFIEAEGEIVSAGNTSRKMRFEARKVIRPRTDVNDSAADLLSEPIVVCRASGTCVVPKDKQRGQR, from the coding sequence ATGAGCAGTCACGACGCGCACTACGGCGGCAACCTGGTGGACGGCGCGCGCATGCTGGGCCTCTTCGGCGACGTGGCCACGGAGCTCTGCATCCGCGCGGACGGCGACGAGGGCCTGTTCCGGGCCTATGACTCCGTGGAGTTCCTGGCGCCGGTGTACGCCGGGGACTTCATCGAGGCGGAAGGCGAAATCGTCAGCGCGGGCAACACGTCGCGCAAGATGCGCTTCGAGGCCCGCAAGGTCATCCGCCCGCGGACGGATGTGAACGATTCGGCGGCGGACCTCTTGTCGGAGCCCATCGTGGTGTGCCGGGCTTCGGGCACCTGCGTGGTTCCGAAGGACAAGCAGCGAGGTCAGCGATGA
- a CDS encoding OAM dimerization domain-containing protein, which yields MVKPSKQIIRPYGDRRDDGVVQISFTLPVPLSEKAKEAAAVFTRKMGYTDVKVAAAERAADSYTFFIVYARSNVTLDYAEIDVPEVVVKKMSFDDLNAFIKEKVGRRIVVFGACTGTDTHTVGIDAILNMKGYAGDYGLERYPGFEAFNLGSQVPNEDLIKRAMAKNADAILVSQVVTQRDVHKDNSRHFIDAAKAAGIHGKVQLLLGGPRVDHKLALELGFDAGFGPGTKPSDVANYIVHALLKKEGKEPQDMHYQGEPQ from the coding sequence ATGGTGAAGCCGAGCAAACAAATCATTCGCCCCTACGGGGACCGCCGCGACGACGGCGTGGTGCAGATTTCGTTCACCCTGCCGGTGCCGCTGTCGGAGAAGGCCAAGGAGGCCGCCGCCGTCTTCACCCGGAAGATGGGGTACACCGACGTCAAGGTGGCCGCCGCCGAGCGCGCCGCGGACAGCTACACGTTCTTCATCGTGTACGCCCGGTCGAACGTCACGCTGGACTACGCCGAAATCGACGTGCCGGAAGTCGTCGTGAAGAAGATGTCCTTCGACGACCTCAACGCCTTCATCAAGGAGAAGGTGGGCCGTCGCATCGTCGTGTTCGGCGCGTGTACCGGCACGGACACGCACACGGTGGGCATCGACGCCATCCTGAACATGAAGGGCTACGCGGGCGACTACGGCCTGGAGCGCTACCCGGGCTTCGAGGCGTTCAACCTGGGCAGCCAGGTGCCCAACGAGGACCTCATCAAGCGGGCCATGGCGAAGAACGCCGACGCCATCCTGGTGAGCCAGGTCGTCACGCAGCGCGACGTGCACAAGGACAACTCGCGGCACTTCATCGACGCGGCGAAGGCGGCGGGCATCCACGGCAAGGTGCAGCTCCTCCTGGGCGGTCCCCGCGTGGACCACAAGCTGGCGCTGGAGCTGGGCTTCGACGCGGGCTTCGGTCCGGGCACCAAGCCTTCCGACGTGGCCAACTACATCGTCCACGCGCTCCTGAAGAAGGAAGGCAAGGAGCCGCAGGACATGCACTACCAGGGAGAGCCCCAGTGA
- a CDS encoding lysine 5,6-aminomutase subunit alpha has protein sequence MPGPFIDDAQIAHARTLAEEIVNPIFDLIRRNTTVSIERTVLRFFGISGAGARGVPLANLMVDKLKAAGVLNRGAAYWYGRALQLGAKSPLEAVERLTALPADKLGPLSPEMEENLRAEVRAEARSAFEEMKARIAARDDLRKQFPMSPAPHKYVIVATGNIYDDVDQARAAAQAGADVIAVIRSTAQSLLDYVPHGATTEGYGGTYATQENFRIMREALDEESRKLKRYIQLTNYSSGLCMSEIAFCAAYEKLDMLLNDAMYGILFRDINMRRTFIDQYFSRRICGLAGIIINTGEDNYITTADAYDAAHTVIASQFINECFAKRAGLKDWQLGIGHSYEIDPYRDDTLLLELSQAMLVRRCFPDAPLKYMPPTKHKETDIFFSHAYDVMADLVAIWTNQGIQLLGMMTEAMHTPLLADRYVALKSASYIHRAARGIDQEFTVREDGKIANRAREVFGQAMKLLQECRDEGMVAAIGKGHFGDVKREETGGKGLDGVMEKSSDYFNPFLEILEAT, from the coding sequence ATGCCAGGCCCGTTCATTGACGACGCGCAGATTGCGCATGCGCGCACTCTGGCGGAGGAGATCGTCAACCCGATCTTCGACCTCATCCGCCGCAACACCACTGTATCCATCGAGCGCACCGTGTTGCGCTTCTTTGGGATTTCCGGAGCAGGCGCGCGAGGAGTGCCTCTCGCCAACCTGATGGTCGACAAGCTCAAGGCCGCCGGGGTTCTCAACCGGGGCGCCGCCTATTGGTATGGCCGGGCGCTCCAGCTGGGGGCCAAGAGCCCGCTGGAGGCCGTGGAGCGGCTGACGGCGCTGCCGGCGGACAAGCTCGGTCCCTTGTCCCCGGAGATGGAGGAGAACCTTCGCGCCGAGGTGCGCGCCGAGGCCCGCTCCGCGTTCGAGGAGATGAAGGCCCGCATCGCCGCGCGCGATGACCTTCGCAAGCAGTTCCCCATGTCTCCCGCGCCGCACAAGTACGTCATCGTCGCGACGGGAAACATCTACGACGACGTGGACCAGGCCCGGGCCGCGGCCCAGGCGGGCGCGGACGTCATCGCCGTCATCCGCTCCACCGCGCAGTCGCTGCTGGACTACGTGCCGCACGGCGCGACGACGGAGGGCTACGGCGGCACCTACGCCACCCAGGAGAACTTCCGCATCATGCGCGAGGCCCTGGATGAGGAGAGCCGCAAGCTCAAGCGCTACATCCAGCTGACCAACTACTCGTCCGGCCTCTGCATGTCGGAGATCGCCTTCTGCGCGGCCTACGAGAAGCTGGACATGCTGCTCAACGACGCGATGTACGGAATCCTGTTCCGCGACATCAACATGCGTCGCACCTTCATCGACCAGTACTTCAGCCGCCGCATCTGTGGACTCGCCGGCATCATCATCAATACGGGCGAGGACAACTACATCACCACGGCGGACGCGTACGACGCGGCGCACACGGTCATCGCCAGCCAGTTCATCAACGAGTGCTTCGCCAAGCGCGCGGGCCTCAAGGACTGGCAGCTGGGCATCGGCCACTCGTACGAAATCGACCCGTACCGCGACGACACGCTGCTCCTGGAGCTGTCGCAGGCGATGCTGGTGCGCCGCTGTTTCCCGGACGCGCCGCTCAAGTACATGCCGCCCACCAAGCACAAGGAGACGGACATCTTCTTCAGCCACGCGTACGACGTGATGGCGGACCTGGTGGCCATCTGGACGAACCAGGGCATCCAGCTGCTCGGCATGATGACGGAGGCCATGCACACGCCGCTGCTCGCGGACCGCTACGTGGCGCTCAAGTCGGCGTCGTACATCCACCGCGCGGCGCGAGGCATCGACCAGGAGTTCACCGTCCGGGAGGACGGGAAGATCGCCAACCGCGCCCGCGAGGTGTTCGGCCAGGCGATGAAGCTGCTCCAGGAATGCCGTGACGAGGGCATGGTGGCGGCCATCGGCAAGGGTCACTTCGGCGACGTGAAGCGCGAGGAGACCGGCGGCAAGGGCCTGGATGGCGTGATGGAGAAGTCGTCGGATTACTTCAACCCGTTCCTGGAAATCCTGGAGGCAACATGA